One genomic window of Indioceanicola profundi includes the following:
- a CDS encoding Dps family protein, whose product MAKPAKSVMIDIGIDEKDRAAIADGLSRLLADTFGLYQKTHSFHWNVTGPMFNTLHAMFMEQYTELWNALDEIAERIRALGFPAPGSSGQYAKLTTIKEEQGVPPAMDMIRQLVEGHEAVARTARKVFAAAEKGGDEPTADLLTQRLQIHEKTAWMLRSMLE is encoded by the coding sequence ATGGCCAAACCAGCCAAATCCGTCATGATCGACATCGGAATCGACGAGAAGGACCGCGCCGCCATCGCCGACGGCCTGTCGCGCCTGCTGGCCGACACCTTCGGCCTGTACCAGAAGACGCACAGCTTCCACTGGAACGTCACCGGCCCGATGTTCAACACGCTCCACGCCATGTTCATGGAGCAGTATACCGAGCTGTGGAACGCGCTGGATGAGATCGCGGAGCGCATCCGTGCGCTGGGCTTCCCCGCCCCCGGCAGCTCTGGCCAGTACGCCAAGCTGACCACCATCAAGGAGGAGCAGGGCGTTCCCCCGGCCATGGACATGATCCGCCAGCTCGTGGAAGGGCACGAGGCCGTGGCCCGCACCGCCCGCAAGGTCTTCGCCGCCGCCGAGAAGGGCGGGGACGAGCCCACCGCAGACCTGCTGACCCAGCGTCTCCAGATCCACGAGAAGACCGCCTGGATGCTCCGCTCCATGCTGGAATAG